From a single Nostoc edaphicum CCNP1411 genomic region:
- a CDS encoding sensor histidine kinase: MAPPHLTLSPELLAKAFPFHFAFSRNREIVQAGDVFGRICPEPLVGKLIEQHFQINRPKILVDFDAISKQSRALFILEFLHNGMQLKGQMMYQPEQEVIFFLGSPWITDTTSLAPLGIKLKDFAIHDPIVDFLFLLQAQNTALVDAKKLTVELKQQRAQLRSALQIKENLAEIAEAQSKKLEKSLRELQQTQAQLVQAEKMSSLGQLVAGVAHEINNPVNFIYGNLKYAKDYTQCLLKLVHLYQQFYANPVQKIQEYTKEIELDFLLDDFPKILNSMEVGSERISEIVLSLRNFSRLDEAEMKKVDIHQGIDSTLLILQNRFKNSLDHPGIKVVKSYGNLPLVYCYAGQLNQVFMNIISNAIDALESYNTQRAIAEIHANPNTITITTEVIETNCVIRIADNGSGMTEAVREQLFNPFFTTKPVGKGTGLGLSISYQIVVEKHGGTLRCLSEPGQGTEFWIEIPLSMDKHAVNCIKSLSFMNCQNSEMVAVGDWDSTLSYSDSPNF, translated from the coding sequence ATGGCTCCTCCTCACCTTACGCTTTCACCAGAGTTACTGGCGAAAGCTTTTCCTTTCCATTTTGCCTTTAGCCGCAATCGGGAAATTGTACAGGCTGGTGATGTCTTTGGGCGCATTTGTCCGGAACCATTGGTTGGTAAATTGATTGAGCAGCATTTCCAGATTAATCGTCCAAAAATTTTGGTTGATTTTGATGCTATTAGTAAACAGTCTCGTGCCCTGTTCATATTAGAGTTTCTCCATAATGGAATGCAGCTCAAGGGTCAGATGATGTATCAACCAGAACAGGAGGTAATATTTTTTTTAGGTTCTCCTTGGATTACAGATACAACTAGCCTGGCCCCTCTGGGTATCAAACTCAAAGACTTTGCGATTCACGACCCAATAGTTGATTTCCTGTTTCTACTGCAAGCTCAGAATACTGCTTTGGTTGATGCCAAAAAGTTAACAGTTGAACTGAAACAGCAAAGAGCACAACTACGGAGTGCGCTACAAATCAAGGAGAATCTAGCAGAAATTGCTGAGGCTCAGTCTAAAAAATTGGAAAAATCCCTCCGGGAGCTACAACAAACTCAAGCCCAATTAGTCCAAGCTGAGAAAATGTCCAGTCTGGGACAGTTAGTTGCAGGAGTCGCTCACGAAATTAACAACCCTGTTAACTTTATTTATGGTAATTTGAAATATGCAAAAGATTATACACAGTGTTTACTGAAGCTTGTGCATCTTTACCAACAATTTTATGCCAATCCTGTACAAAAAATTCAAGAATACACCAAGGAGATTGAGTTAGATTTTTTACTAGATGATTTTCCCAAAATCCTAAATTCTATGGAAGTAGGATCTGAACGAATTTCTGAAATTGTGTTGTCTCTCCGAAACTTCTCTCGTCTTGATGAAGCTGAGATGAAAAAGGTTGATATTCATCAAGGAATAGATAGTACTTTGCTGATTTTACAGAATCGGTTTAAAAATAGCCTTGATCATCCTGGTATCAAGGTCGTTAAAAGTTATGGAAATTTGCCTTTAGTATATTGTTATGCCGGACAACTAAATCAAGTATTTATGAATATTATCAGTAATGCAATCGATGCGCTTGAGAGCTATAATACTCAACGCGCGATCGCAGAGATTCATGCTAATCCCAATACCATTACAATTACTACAGAAGTCATCGAAACTAACTGTGTGATCCGAATTGCTGATAATGGTTCAGGAATGACAGAAGCAGTTAGAGAACAACTGTTTAATCCATTTTTCACAACTAAGCCTGTAGGTAAGGGTACAGGATTAGGTTTATCAATTAGTTATCAGATTGTAGTTGAAAAACATGGGGGAACATTAAGATGTTTATCAGAACCTGGACAAGGAACTGAGTTCTGGATTGAAATTCCCTTGTCTATGGATAAACATGCAGTTAATTGCATTAAATCGTTGAGCTTTATGAATTGTCAGAATTCAGAAATGGTTGCAGTGGGGGATTGGGACTCAACACTTTCTTATTCTGACTCTCCTAATTTCTGA
- a CDS encoding heme NO-binding domain-containing protein, with amino-acid sequence MYGLVNKAIQDMVCNRFGEETWKEIKHKAEVDVDVFLSMEGYPDDMTHKLVKAASVVLSLSPKQIMQAFGEFWVQYTAQEGYGEMMDMSGDTLPEFLENLDNLHARVGVSFPKLQPPSFECTDMEENSLSLHYRSDREGLTPMILGLVKGLGTRFDTEVHITQTQSRDEGAEHDEFLVIYKPN; translated from the coding sequence ATGTACGGATTAGTGAACAAGGCGATTCAAGACATGGTGTGCAATCGCTTTGGCGAAGAGACTTGGAAAGAAATTAAGCACAAAGCAGAGGTGGATGTAGATGTTTTCCTCAGTATGGAAGGCTATCCCGATGACATGACCCACAAACTGGTAAAAGCTGCTAGTGTCGTTCTGAGTTTATCTCCCAAACAAATTATGCAAGCTTTTGGAGAATTTTGGGTTCAGTACACAGCACAAGAAGGCTATGGCGAAATGATGGATATGAGTGGAGATACGCTGCCTGAGTTTTTAGAAAACCTCGACAATCTTCATGCTCGTGTAGGAGTTAGCTTTCCTAAACTCCAGCCCCCATCATTTGAATGTACTGATATGGAAGAAAATTCTCTAAGCTTACATTATCGCTCTGATAGGGAAGGGCTAACGCCCATGATTCTTGGACTAGTCAAGGGACTAGGAACTAGGTTTGATACAGAAGTTCATATTACCCAAACCCAGAGTCGGGATGAAGGTGCTGAACATGATGAATTTTTAGTGATTTATAAACCAAATTGA
- a CDS encoding TenA family transcriptional regulator yields the protein MTQTSSLVRNSFREIAANHPLWNHEFLTRCRTGNLFLPDIQVLAVQMYKFSKEFNRILASILSCCEDESSQLVILENLFDEMGQGDITQSHPELFRQFTRALGIHDESLTALPTAPETRALIETYLQMPHKYGYLAALGAVCYASEGIVSSLYTQLYKGIVGAAPLPKESLIFFEVHIDVDDSHAAKLAAVIEPRITMNEEDIKVKLAIAEAMDARVQFFNGIQRQISKYSLYPDSWLPLDESL from the coding sequence ATGACACAGACATCTTCTTTAGTGAGAAATTCCTTCCGTGAAATAGCGGCTAATCATCCTCTATGGAATCATGAGTTCTTAACTCGTTGTCGGACTGGAAATTTATTTTTACCAGACATACAGGTACTAGCTGTTCAGATGTACAAATTCTCCAAAGAATTTAATCGTATCTTGGCTAGCATTTTGTCTTGCTGCGAAGATGAAAGTAGTCAGTTAGTCATCTTGGAAAACCTATTTGATGAAATGGGACAGGGAGATATAACTCAGTCTCACCCAGAATTATTTCGTCAATTTACTCGCGCCCTTGGTATCCACGACGAAAGTCTGACAGCACTACCCACTGCACCTGAAACTCGCGCCCTTATTGAAACCTACTTGCAGATGCCACATAAGTACGGCTATTTAGCTGCATTGGGTGCTGTCTGTTATGCTTCCGAAGGGATTGTTAGCTCGCTGTACACGCAACTATACAAAGGAATTGTTGGCGCTGCTCCTTTACCCAAAGAATCCCTGATCTTTTTTGAAGTCCATATTGATGTGGATGATAGTCATGCAGCGAAGTTAGCAGCAGTGATTGAACCTCGAATTACCATGAATGAAGAGGATATCAAGGTAAAGCTAGCTATTGCCGAAGCTATGGATGCCCGTGTCCAATTTTTTAACGGAATTCAGCGTCAAATCTCTAAATATAGCTTGTATCCTGATTCATGGTTGCCTTTGGATGAATCGCTGTAG
- a CDS encoding class I SAM-dependent methyltransferase codes for MSNVNHKNSTKNLYNRTASEWIRGEPTSLSDFTARPFVLELCEPVFGLRVLDIGCGEGYCSRELRRRGAERVHGIDLSQGMIAAANLQEIEDALGISYEVGCATNLKQFDDGEIDLVVAVFLFNYLTIAQTQECMAEVARVLRPGGRFVFSVPHPSFPYMREAAYPFYFQVEGAGYFSKRDQQFPGRIWKRDGSWLNVQLIHKTLEDYFNALKIAGFNTMPILQELRVTPEHIAIDESFFSPLLDQPLHLALQISR; via the coding sequence ATGTCAAATGTGAATCACAAAAACTCAACTAAAAACTTATACAATCGCACAGCATCAGAGTGGATTAGAGGAGAACCTACTTCCTTATCAGACTTTACAGCACGCCCTTTTGTACTAGAGCTTTGTGAGCCTGTTTTTGGGTTGCGAGTACTTGATATAGGTTGTGGAGAAGGTTATTGCAGTCGAGAGTTACGCCGACGCGGTGCTGAACGAGTGCATGGAATAGACCTTTCCCAGGGCATGATTGCAGCAGCAAACTTACAAGAAATAGAAGATGCCTTGGGTATTAGCTATGAAGTAGGATGTGCTACCAATCTCAAGCAGTTTGATGATGGCGAAATTGATCTAGTTGTTGCAGTATTTCTATTTAACTATCTCACAATTGCTCAGACCCAAGAATGTATGGCAGAAGTTGCACGTGTTCTTCGTCCGGGTGGTCGATTTGTATTCAGCGTTCCCCATCCATCTTTTCCATATATGCGGGAGGCAGCATATCCATTTTATTTTCAAGTTGAGGGTGCAGGCTACTTCAGCAAGCGAGATCAGCAGTTTCCTGGTCGTATTTGGAAACGAGATGGCTCTTGGCTAAATGTCCAATTGATTCACAAAACTCTTGAGGATTACTTTAATGCTCTTAAAATTGCTGGCTTCAATACGATGCCAATTTTACAAGAATTGCGTGTGACTCCAGAACATATCGCAATAGATGAATCATTTTTTAGCCCCTTACTTGATCAACCCCTCCATCTAGCCTTACAAATATCACGATGA
- a CDS encoding phycobilisome linker polypeptide, whose translation MSRLFKITALVPSQTRIRTQRELQNTYFTKLVPYENWFREQQRIQKAGGTIIKVELATGKQGANTGLS comes from the coding sequence ATGTCCCGTTTGTTTAAAATTACTGCTCTAGTTCCCAGCCAAACCCGAATTCGTACCCAACGCGAACTGCAAAATACTTACTTCACTAAGCTAGTTCCTTATGAAAACTGGTTCCGCGAACAGCAACGCATTCAAAAAGCAGGTGGCACAATCATCAAAGTGGAACTGGCAACTGGTAAGCAAGGCGCTAATACTGGCTTGTCGTAA
- the apcB gene encoding allophycocyanin subunit beta — protein MAQDAITAVINSADVQGKYLDSSALEKLKGYFATGELRVRAASTISANAAAIVKEAVAKSLLYSDITRPGGNMYTTRRYAACIRDLDYYLRYATYAMLAGDPSILDERVLNGLKETYNSLGVPVGATVQAIQAIKEVTASLVGSDAGKEMGVYLDYISSGLS, from the coding sequence ATGGCTCAAGACGCAATTACCGCTGTCATTAACTCCGCAGACGTTCAAGGTAAATACCTAGACTCTTCTGCTTTAGAGAAGCTAAAAGGCTACTTCGCCACTGGCGAACTGCGGGTACGTGCTGCTAGCACCATCAGCGCTAACGCTGCTGCGATCGTCAAAGAAGCTGTAGCAAAATCTTTGCTATACTCTGACATCACCCGTCCAGGCGGCAATATGTACACCACCCGCCGCTATGCTGCTTGCATCCGTGATTTGGACTATTACCTCCGCTATGCCACCTACGCTATGTTGGCTGGCGATCCTTCCATCCTAGATGAGCGTGTGCTCAATGGCTTGAAGGAAACCTACAACTCCTTGGGCGTTCCCGTCGGTGCTACCGTGCAAGCTATCCAAGCAATCAAGGAAGTAACCGCCAGTTTGGTAGGTTCTGACGCTGGTAAGGAAATGGGCGTTTACTTAGACTATATCTCCTCTGGCTTAAGCTAA